GGGGAGAAGGGGGCACGGCCGACGTAGCGATCCCGGCGACCTTTCCGACAGCTCCCGCCGACCTTCCCCCACAGCTCCCGCCGACCTTTCCCACGCCGCCTGCCCAGGAGATGCATTCATGCGACGCTATGCCCGTGCTCGTTTTGCCCAGGCCCGATCGATTCGACAGAAGCTGTCGTGCGCTTTGGTTGCGGGAATTTGGTTTTTCGCGATTGTCGCAGCACCCGCTCGCGGCGACGGGGCTCGCGACAACGTGCCGGGCAAAGTTCGCCCGATTCCGCCAGCCGGCGTGAAAATTCCGGCCGCCGATCGGGAACAACTGCACAACGGATTGAAGGCACTCGATGGGCTGATCGAGAAGCTGGAGGCAAAAGCCGATGAACGCACGAAGAAATTGCTCCCCGATGTGCAGATCTTCGCCAAAGCGGTTCGCTGGGCGCTTGACTACAACGAATTTCAAGATGTCAAGGATGTGCCCAAAGCCTACGCCGCCCTGAAGGAAGGACGCGAGCGGGCCGAGCAACTGTTGGTAGGGAATGCGCCCTGGGATCATGCCACAGGTTTAGTCGTCCGCGGCTATGTTTCCAAGATCGACGGCTCCGTGCAGCCCTATGGCTTGGTCGTTCCCGACACGTTCGACCCGAAGGCCGCGCACATTCATCCGCTGGATATCTGGTTCCACGGCCGAAACGAAGCGCTCACGGAATTGAACTTCATCGCCGAGCGCAACCATTCCCGCGGCCAATTCACGCCGCCCGGCACGATCGTGCTGCACCCCTACGGTCGGTATTGCACGGCTTTCAAATTCGCCGGCGAGACCGACGTGTTCGAAGCGCTCAAGTCAGTCGACGAGCGCTATCCAATCGACCGGGATCGAATCGCGGTGCGCGGGTTTTCAATGGGGGGCGCGGCCACTTGGCATTTCGCCGTTCACTATCCGGGCGACTGGGCGGCCGCGAATCCCGGCGCCGGCTTCGCCGAAACGCCCGAGTTCCTCCGCATCTTCCAGAACGAAATCCTCACGCCGACCGATTACGAGAAGAAACTGTTGCACCTTTACGATTGCACGGATTGGGCCGGCAATTTGTTCAACTGCCCCACGGTGGCCTACAGCGGCGAGATCGACACGCAAAAACAGGCCGCCGACATCATGCAGCAGGCGATGGAGCGCGAAGGATTGAAGCTGACCTACATCATCGGCCCACAAACGAAGCATGCCTACCATCCGGAATCGGCAAAGATCGTCAGCCGGCTAATGGCCGATCTCGTGTCCAAAGGCCGCGATCGAATACCGAAGGAAATTCATTTCACGACCTACACGCTGAAGTACAACCAGTGCGATTGGATCACCATCGATGCGCTCCACGAACATTGGCAGCGCGCCGACGTGCGAGCAACGGTCAACGATCTTAACACCATCGAAATTACCACTAAGAACGTCGCCGCATTGACGCTGAGAATCCCCTCGGTCGTTGCGCCCGTGCGGATCGACATCTCGAAGCCAGGGTTGGTGAAAATCGACGGCGACGAGATTCCCTTTGGCCGTTCGGCGGCGCCGGACTGGTTCTGGACCTGCCAACTTCATCGCGACGCCCACGGCAAATGGCTGACTGGCCCCGACTCGGACACGCGGGTCGCCAAGCGGCACGATCTGCAAGGCCCGATCGACGATGCGTTTTTGGATGCGTTCGTCATCGTGCGGCCGACGGGGCACTCGCCGAATCCGAAATTCGAAAGCTGGGCGAAAAGCGAAATGGGTCGCGCGATCCACGAATGGCGGCGGCAGTTCCGCGGCGATGCACGAGTGATCGACGACACACAACTCACCGATGCCGACATTGCCGGCGCGAACCTCGTGCTTTGGGGCGATCCAACCAGCAATGCTGTGTTGCATCGCATTGCCGACAAACTGCCGATTGGCTGGTCGGAGAAAGAAGTCGTCGCCGGCGAGCGGCGATTCCCGGCGGAGAATCACGCCGTGATAATGATCTGCCCGAATCCACTGAACCCGAAGCGTTATGTCGTGCTCAACAGCGGATTCACGTATCGCGAATACGATTATTTGAACAACGCCCGGCAGATTCCCAAGCTGCCCGATTGGGCAATCGTCGATCTCGACACGCCGCCCGATTCGCAAAAGCCGGGCAAGATCGTTGCCGCCGATTTCTTCGACGAATTCTGGCGATTGAAGAAATGATTGCGGGCCCGCCCGAACGGCTCCGCGGCGCTATCCGTCGTGTGCCATGCTACCCGGCAAAGATAGCCGACGGCACACGGAGTGTGCCTGCTACGTAGTAGGCATTCTCCGAATGCCGTCGGCGGAACAAGACGCGATCCATGCCGGAATGAGTTTGCACGCCGATTGGCCGTGGCGGCCCGATTTACGTGGCAGACGGCACACGGAGTGTGCCTGCTACGTAGTAGGCATTCTCCGAATGCCGTCGGCGCAACAAGACGCGATCCAAGTCGAAAAGAGTTTGCACGCCGATTGGCCGTGGCGGCCCGATTTACGTGGCGGACGGCACACGGAGTGTGCCTGCTACGTAACGGCGGACGGCACACGGCCATCGTAACCGGGGTCCAATAGCCACATCGCCCTCGTCCCCCATTCCCATCCCTCATCCCTCGTCCCTCATCCCTCGTCCCTCGTCCCTCGTCCCCCATCCCTCGCCCCTCGCCCCTCGCCCCTCGTCCCGTGTTATAATCGGCCGGTCCACTTTCCTGCCCGCCATCCCACCTCCCAACCCGCCGCCAGGAGTTTTCGCCATGCCGTCTAAATTGATTGCCGCCGGACTGATGCTGTTCGCTTTCGCCGCTGCCGAGACC
This genomic stretch from Pirellulales bacterium harbors:
- a CDS encoding prolyl oligopeptidase family serine peptidase yields the protein MRRYARARFAQARSIRQKLSCALVAGIWFFAIVAAPARGDGARDNVPGKVRPIPPAGVKIPAADREQLHNGLKALDGLIEKLEAKADERTKKLLPDVQIFAKAVRWALDYNEFQDVKDVPKAYAALKEGRERAEQLLVGNAPWDHATGLVVRGYVSKIDGSVQPYGLVVPDTFDPKAAHIHPLDIWFHGRNEALTELNFIAERNHSRGQFTPPGTIVLHPYGRYCTAFKFAGETDVFEALKSVDERYPIDRDRIAVRGFSMGGAATWHFAVHYPGDWAAANPGAGFAETPEFLRIFQNEILTPTDYEKKLLHLYDCTDWAGNLFNCPTVAYSGEIDTQKQAADIMQQAMEREGLKLTYIIGPQTKHAYHPESAKIVSRLMADLVSKGRDRIPKEIHFTTYTLKYNQCDWITIDALHEHWQRADVRATVNDLNTIEITTKNVAALTLRIPSVVAPVRIDISKPGLVKIDGDEIPFGRSAAPDWFWTCQLHRDAHGKWLTGPDSDTRVAKRHDLQGPIDDAFLDAFVIVRPTGHSPNPKFESWAKSEMGRAIHEWRRQFRGDARVIDDTQLTDADIAGANLVLWGDPTSNAVLHRIADKLPIGWSEKEVVAGERRFPAENHAVIMICPNPLNPKRYVVLNSGFTYREYDYLNNARQIPKLPDWAIVDLDTPPDSQKPGKIVAADFFDEFWRLKK